One genomic window of Roseateles sp. DAIF2 includes the following:
- a CDS encoding urea amidolyase family protein, which produces MRLLPAGEAVLVELDDLSHMLGLLASLQAEPIDGIREIVPGARSLLLDIDPLKLSRAELAAELARRPLALLDRQDGPRVEIPVHYDGEDLAEVAALLQITPDEVVRRHTGSDWFVAFTGFAPGFAYLTGGDELLRQLPRRASPRTRIPPGAVAVAGGFSGVYPKASPGGWQLLGQTPTPMWDLGRDPPALLQPGQRVRFVDAGPRPAALATPAEPVAEAPQHPAIAIRATGLQALLQDLGRPGRAAQGVAASGAMDRGSLKAANRLVGNAAGETGIELLLGGFELESLTDCVVAVTGAEGPLTLVAPDGRRWPVERHAPLALSAGDRLHIGDPVAGLRSYLALRGGIAQAPVLGSLSYDSLAEVGPAPLRAGQRLALKAPCGAAPVGHAEPPLAAWPRAGDLVTLDVTLGPRSDWFTPEALRLLGEQDWAVTPQSNRVGLRVQGSQPLSRAVGGELPSEGTALGAIQVPASGQPVLFLADHPLTGGYPVIACIAPWHLDLAGQMPVGARLRFNIVAGFEPQRLPR; this is translated from the coding sequence ATCCGTCTGCTGCCCGCCGGCGAGGCGGTGCTGGTCGAGCTGGACGACCTGTCCCACATGCTGGGCCTGCTGGCCTCGCTGCAGGCCGAGCCGATCGACGGCATCCGCGAGATCGTGCCGGGCGCCCGCAGCCTGCTGCTGGACATCGACCCGCTGAAGCTCAGCCGCGCAGAACTGGCGGCCGAGCTGGCACGGCGCCCGCTGGCGCTGCTTGACCGGCAGGACGGGCCGCGCGTCGAGATCCCGGTGCATTACGACGGTGAGGACCTGGCCGAGGTGGCGGCCCTGCTGCAGATCACGCCGGATGAGGTGGTGCGCCGCCATACCGGCAGCGACTGGTTCGTCGCCTTCACCGGCTTCGCGCCCGGCTTTGCCTATCTGACCGGCGGCGACGAACTGCTGCGCCAGCTGCCGCGCCGCGCGAGCCCGCGCACCCGCATCCCGCCCGGCGCGGTCGCGGTGGCCGGCGGCTTCAGCGGCGTCTACCCCAAGGCCAGCCCGGGTGGCTGGCAGCTGCTGGGCCAGACCCCGACCCCGATGTGGGACCTGGGCCGCGATCCGCCGGCGCTGCTGCAGCCGGGGCAGCGCGTGCGCTTCGTCGACGCGGGGCCGCGGCCGGCCGCGCTCGCGACCCCGGCCGAGCCGGTGGCCGAGGCGCCGCAGCATCCTGCGATCGCGATCCGCGCCACCGGCCTGCAGGCCTTGCTGCAGGACCTGGGCCGGCCGGGCCGGGCCGCTCAGGGCGTGGCCGCCTCCGGCGCGATGGACCGCGGCTCGCTGAAGGCGGCGAACCGCCTGGTCGGCAATGCCGCCGGCGAGACGGGCATCGAGCTGTTGCTGGGCGGCTTCGAGCTGGAGAGCCTGACCGACTGCGTCGTCGCGGTGACCGGCGCCGAGGGCCCGCTGACCCTGGTCGCACCGGACGGGCGCCGCTGGCCGGTCGAGCGGCACGCACCGCTGGCTTTGTCCGCCGGCGACCGGCTGCACATCGGCGACCCGGTCGCGGGCCTGCGCAGCTATCTGGCGCTGCGTGGCGGCATCGCGCAGGCGCCGGTGCTGGGCAGCCTGTCCTACGACTCGCTGGCCGAGGTCGGTCCGGCGCCGCTGCGCGCCGGCCAGCGCCTGGCGCTCAAAGCCCCGTGCGGCGCGGCGCCGGTCGGCCATGCCGAGCCGCCGCTGGCCGCCTGGCCGCGCGCCGGTGATCTGGTCACGCTGGACGTGACCCTGGGCCCGCGCAGCGACTGGTTCACGCCCGAGGCGCTGCGCCTCTTGGGCGAGCAGGACTGGGCCGTGACGCCGCAGTCGAACCGCGTCGGCCTGCGCGTGCAGGGCTCGCAGCCGCTGAGCCGCGCGGTCGGCGGCGAGCTGCCCAGCGAGGGCACCGCGCTGGGCGCAATCCAGGTGCCGGCCAGCGGCCAGCCGGTGCTGTTCCTGGCCGACCATCCGCTGACCGGTGGCTATCCCGTCATCGCCTGCATCGCGCCCTGGCACCTGGACCTCGCGGGCCAGATGCCGGTCGGCGCGCGCCTGCGCTTCAACATCGTCGCCGGCTTCGAGCCGCAGCGGCTGCCGCGCTGA